The following is a genomic window from Streptomyces sp. BHT-5-2.
GTCTCGCACCATCGAGTTGGAGCAGATGTCAGCTGTTCGGCAGTAAATTTCCCCGTCGGAGCGGGGGCGATCCGGACGGGTGTCGGCAGTTGGAATGAGCTGTCCCGCCCTGCGGGACTAGCATGCGGAAGGACAGGGAGGGGACCGACCCCTTACTGCCTGACCGCTCTGAGGAGCGATTAACGATGTTCGAGAGGTTCACCGACCGTGCGCGGCGGGTTGTCGTCCTGGCTCAGGAAGAAGCCCGGATGCTCAACCACAACTACATCGGCACCGAACACATCCTCCTGGGTCTGATCCACGAGGGTGAGGGTGTCGCCGCTAAGGCCCTGGAGAGCCTCGGCATTTCGCTCGAGGCGGTCCGCCAGCAGGTGGAGGAGATCATCGGCCAGGGCCAGCAGGCCCCGTCCGGCCACATCCCCTTCACGCCCCGTGCCAAGAAGGTCCTGGAGCTGTCGCTCCGCGAGGCCCTCCAGCTCGGCCACAACTACATCGGCACCGAGCACATCCTGCTCGGCCTGATCCGCGAGGGCGAGGGCGTCGCCGCCCAGGTCCTCGTGAAGCTGGGCGCCGACCTGAACCGGGTGCGGCAGCAGGTCATCCAGCTGCTCTCCGGCTACCAGGGCAAGGAGGCCGCCACCGCCGGCGGCCCCGCCGAGGGCACGCCCTCGACCTCCCTCGTCCTGGACCAGTTCGGCCGCAACCTCACGCAGGCCGCCCGGGAGACCAAGCTCGACCCGGTCATCGGGCGCGAGAAGGAAATCGAGCGGGTCATGCAGGTGCTGTCCCGCCGCACCAAGAACAACCCGGTCCTCATCGGCGAGCCCGGCGTCGGCAAGACGGCGGTCGTCGAGGGCCTGGCCCAGGCCATCGTCAAGGGCGAGGTGCCCGAGACCCTCAAGGACAAGCACCTCTACACCCTCGACCTGGGTGCGCTGGTCGCCGGCTCCCGCTACCGCGGTGACTTCGAGGAGCGCCTGAAGAAGGTCCTCAAGGAGATCCGCACCCGCGGCGACATCATCCTGTTCATCGACGAGCTGCACACCCTGGTCGGCGCGGGTGCCGCCGAGGGCGCCATCGACGCGGCCAGCATCCTCAAGCCCATGCTGGCCCGCGGCGAGCTGCAGACCATCGGTGCCACGACGCTCGACGAGTACCGCAAGCACCTGGAGAAGGACGCGGCCCTGGAGCGCCGCTTCCAGCCCATCCAGGTCGCCGAGCCGTCGCTGCCGCACACCATCGAGATCCTCAAGGGCCTGCGGGACCGCTACGAGGCGCACCACCGGGTGTCCATCACGGACGCCGCGCTGGTCGCCGCGGCCACCCTCGCCGACCGCTACATCTCCGACCGCTTCCTGCCGGACAAGGCGATCGACCTGATCGACGAGGCCGGCTCCCGGATGCGGATCCGCCGGATGACCGCGCCGCCGGACCTGCGCGAGTTCGACGAGAAGATCGCCGACGTCCGCCGCGAGAAGGAGTCCGCGATCGACTCGCAGGACTTCGAGATGGCCGCCGGCCTGCGCGACAAGGAGAAGCAGCTCCTGGCCGCGAAGGCGAAGCGGGAGAAGGAGTGGAAGGCCGGCGACATGGACGTCGTCGCCGAGGTCGACGAGGAGCTGATCGCCGAGGTCCTGGCCACGGCCACCGGCATCCCGGTCTTCAAGCTCACCGAGGAGGAGTCCAGCCGGCTCCTGCGGATGGAAGACGAGCTGCACAAGCGCGTCATCGGCCAGAAGGACGCCATCAAGGCGCTCTCGCAGGCCATCCGCCGCACCCGCGCGGGTCTGAAGGACCCCAAGCGCCCCGGTGGCTCGTTCATCTTCGCCGGCCCGTCCGGTGTCGGTAAGACCGAGCTGTCCAAGACCCTCGCCGAGTTCCTCTTCGGCGACGAGGACGCACTGATCTCCCTCGACATGTCGGAGTTCAGCGAGAAGCACACGGTCTCGCGGCTCTTCGGTTCGCCTCCCGGCTACGTGGGCTACGAAGAGGGCGGCCAGCTGACCGAGAAGGTCCGCCGCAAGCCGTTCTCCGTCGTCCTCTTCGACGAGGTCGAGAAGGCCCACCCGGACATCTTCAACTCGCTGCTGCAGATCCTGGAGGACGGTCGCCTGACCGACTCCCAGGGCCGGGTCGTGGACTTCAAGAACACGGTCATCATCATGACCACCAACCTCGGCACCCGGGACATCTCCAAGGGCTTCAACCTGGGCTTTGCCGCCCAGGGCGACGTCAAGACCGGCTACGAGCGGATGAAGGCCAAGGTCAACGAAGAGCTCAAGCAGCACTTCCGGCCCGAGTTCCTCAACCGTGTCGACGACACCGTGGTCTTCCACCAGCTGTCGCAGGAAGACATCATCCAGATCGTCGACCTGATGATCGCCAAGGTGGACGAGCGCCTGAAGGACCGCGACATGGGCATCGAGCTCAGCGGCGAGGCCAAGTCGCTGCTGGCCAAGCGCGGGTACGACCCGGTGCTCGGCGCCCGTCCGCTGCGCCGCACGATCCAGCGCGAGATCGAGGACGCCCTCTCGGAGAAGATCCTCTTCAACGAGCTGCGTCCGGGCCACATCGTCGTCGTCGACGTGGAGGGCGAAGGCGAGACCGCCACGTTCACCTTCCGCGGCGAGGAGAAGTCGGCGGTGCCGAGCGCCCCGCCGGTGGAGTCCGCGACGGGTGGGTCGGGTCCCAACCTGAGCAAGGACGCGTAGCCCGTACCTGAGATACGCAGCCGCCCCGGAACCGTTCGATCGACGGTTCCGGGGCGGTTTTGTGTGCCCTGCGCCTGGTCCCTCTACGTGCGGGGGCGGGGGAAGAGGGTGATGTTGAGGTGGGGCGGGAGGGGTGAGGGGGTGGTCGGGGGAGGGGGGAGGTGGAAGAGGCGGAGGTCCTGGAGGGCCGGGAGGGATTCCACGGGGGCGAGATCGATGGTGCCGCCGATCAGGCCGTGGAGCCGGAGCGCGCGGATGTTGGGAAAGGCCGGGAGAGCCGTGCGCAGCTGCTCGGCGAATTCGGTGGGGGAGCGGTGTCCTGTGTTGAGGAGACTGAGGGCCGTTACCTGGGGGAGTTGGAGGCCCGGGGGAATGCCAGTGGAGGTTTCGCCTTCCGCCAAGCCGAAGGCGAAGGTCTCCAAGCGGCCGAGGAGAGTGAGGGCCTGCCAGCGTTCCGCGGCGAAAGCGTCCGTGATTCGCTGGAGGTGGATCTCTTTCAAGCCCGGCCAGGACGTGAGACGGGAGAAGTCGGGAAGAACGCGCTGGCCGAGGACCAGGGTGGTCAAGGGGGCGTCCGCAGGGAAGGCTGCCAGGCCCTCCGGCGGGAGCGGGACGTAGAGCACCAGTGAATTCAGGTGGCTAAGGCAGTCGAGGCCCCGTGGAGTGCGTACGCCGGTGTCGGCGCGGCCAGTGACTCCCAAGTGGCGCAGGAGCAGGCCGCCGAGTGGCGCGACGGTTGTGACGGCTGGGCAGTCCTCCAGAGTCAGGGATTCCAGTACGGGGAAGTCGCAGAGGAACGTGAGGTCGCTGAGGTCCGGGTTGTCGGCCAGGGTCAGGTGAGTGACCTGGTGCGGGTGGAGGGCGTCGAGGAGTTCCTCGGCGATGAACCCGCCGCTGACGGTTGTGCGGGGTCGTCCCCCAAGGGCTTTGAGGGCACGGAGTTCGGCAGGGGAGGAGAGGGTGACGTTCGTGTTGGTGTCGAGGTGTTGGACGACCTCTTCCGTATAGCGATCAGTGTCGAATTTCGCCCACTGATAAGCGAGTTGGGCACGGGCGATGGGGGACGGGTGGTCGCGGAAGCGCTTGACGCATTCGAGTGCCGCATCGGTGCCGATGGTCGCGGCGGTGACGATCACCTCCTGGGCCTCGTCGTCTTCCAGGCCCTCCGGGCCGGGCAGGAGTTCCAGGACGAGCGGTCCCGCCTCG
Proteins encoded in this region:
- a CDS encoding ATP-dependent Clp protease ATP-binding subunit, coding for MFERFTDRARRVVVLAQEEARMLNHNYIGTEHILLGLIHEGEGVAAKALESLGISLEAVRQQVEEIIGQGQQAPSGHIPFTPRAKKVLELSLREALQLGHNYIGTEHILLGLIREGEGVAAQVLVKLGADLNRVRQQVIQLLSGYQGKEAATAGGPAEGTPSTSLVLDQFGRNLTQAARETKLDPVIGREKEIERVMQVLSRRTKNNPVLIGEPGVGKTAVVEGLAQAIVKGEVPETLKDKHLYTLDLGALVAGSRYRGDFEERLKKVLKEIRTRGDIILFIDELHTLVGAGAAEGAIDAASILKPMLARGELQTIGATTLDEYRKHLEKDAALERRFQPIQVAEPSLPHTIEILKGLRDRYEAHHRVSITDAALVAAATLADRYISDRFLPDKAIDLIDEAGSRMRIRRMTAPPDLREFDEKIADVRREKESAIDSQDFEMAAGLRDKEKQLLAAKAKREKEWKAGDMDVVAEVDEELIAEVLATATGIPVFKLTEEESSRLLRMEDELHKRVIGQKDAIKALSQAIRRTRAGLKDPKRPGGSFIFAGPSGVGKTELSKTLAEFLFGDEDALISLDMSEFSEKHTVSRLFGSPPGYVGYEEGGQLTEKVRRKPFSVVLFDEVEKAHPDIFNSLLQILEDGRLTDSQGRVVDFKNTVIIMTTNLGTRDISKGFNLGFAAQGDVKTGYERMKAKVNEELKQHFRPEFLNRVDDTVVFHQLSQEDIIQIVDLMIAKVDERLKDRDMGIELSGEAKSLLAKRGYDPVLGARPLRRTIQREIEDALSEKILFNELRPGHIVVVDVEGEGETATFTFRGEEKSAVPSAPPVESATGGSGPNLSKDA